Proteins from a genomic interval of Musa acuminata AAA Group cultivar baxijiao chromosome BXJ1-9, Cavendish_Baxijiao_AAA, whole genome shotgun sequence:
- the LOC135585960 gene encoding protein NEOXANTHIN-DEFICIENT 1-like isoform X5 produces the protein MGESGTISNSSSPSGYALGPPWLFRGRALYQLHLVKADIARALIPKELKLVEAFGYTLGGLFLAHYDDSPAGEFDELVVIPGIVWNPPTSCAWASRVLVNSHEACRHGRKEIGLPSQVAIFSKRDTAASEQPLCKCRTSSIHPKPKEQSEIQVLEMEDSSQIFICNISLPFAAGDNRMGPQIRISLPSFSGQTIYNPRLLKYSCQVDCRVRAVEAAKISRPRTTQLNEFPNATEVKKINFDDRLTTENEERERSIEVLLSKPILALEFSLLKMQVEAPTDVTTQSRSKKNQVVDLRTCEVSIAWFGT, from the exons ATGGGAGAGTCAGGAACGATTTctaactcctcttctccttcaggTTATGCCCTCGGGCCGCCCTGGTTGTTCAGAGGAAG AGCATTGTACCAGTTACATCTTGTTAAAGCAGACATTGCTCGGGCTCTCATTCCAAAGGAGCTGAAGCTAGTTGAAGCATTTGG GTATACCTTAGGTGGGCTGTTTCTTGCTCACTATGATGACAGCCCAGCTGGGGAGTTTGATGAG CTCGTCGTGATTCCTGGCATTGTCTGGAACCCACCTACATCATGCGC GTGGGCTTCTAGAGTTCTTGTGAATAGTCACGAGGCTTGCAGGCATGGCAGGAAG GAAATAGGTCTCCCAAGTCAAGTTGCTATTTTCTCCAAG AGAGACACAGCAGCTTCAGAACAGCCATTATGTAAGTGCCGAACAAGTTCTATTCACCCTAAGCCAAAAGAACAGAGTGAGATTCAAGTGTTAGAGATGGAGGATTCTTCTCAGATATTCATTTGTAACATCAGTTTACCTTTTGCTG CAGGTGACAATCGGATGGGTCCTCAGATTAGGATATCACTTCCAAGCTTTAG TGGCCAGACTATATACAATCCTCGTCTTCTTAAATATTCCTGCCAAGTTGACTGCAG GGTAAGAGCAGTGGAGGCTGCGAAGATATCAAGGCCAAGGACTACTCAGCTCAACGAATTTCCTAATGCCACTGAAGTGAAAAAAATCAACTTTGATGACAGATTAACAACTGAAAATGAAGAGAGAGAACGAAGCATTGAAGTTTTACTATCAAAGCCTATACTGGCTCTAGAGTTCAGTCTTCTGAAAATGCAAGTTGAGGCTCCGACAGATGTCACTACACAATCTAGATCTAAGAAGAATCAAGTGGTAGATTTAAGAACTTGCGAAG TATCCATTGCATGGTTTGGGACATAA
- the LOC135585960 gene encoding protein NEOXANTHIN-DEFICIENT 1-like isoform X10, with amino-acid sequence MGESGTISNSSSPSGYALGPPWLFRGRALYQLHLVKADIARALIPKELKLVEAFGYHLICVTYVTRYTLGGLFLAHYDDSPAGEFDELVVIPGIVWNPPTSCAWASRVLVNSHEACRHGRKEIGLPSQVAIFSKRDTAASEQPLCKCRTSSIHPKPKEQSEIQVLEMEDSSQIFICNISLPFAGDNRMGPQIRISLPSFSGQTIYNPRLLKYSCQVDCRWCMQGKSSGGCEDIKAKDYSAQRIS; translated from the exons ATGGGAGAGTCAGGAACGATTTctaactcctcttctccttcaggTTATGCCCTCGGGCCGCCCTGGTTGTTCAGAGGAAG AGCATTGTACCAGTTACATCTTGTTAAAGCAGACATTGCTCGGGCTCTCATTCCAAAGGAGCTGAAGCTAGTTGAAGCATTTGGGTATCATCTAATCTGTGTGACCTATGTTACACG GTATACCTTAGGTGGGCTGTTTCTTGCTCACTATGATGACAGCCCAGCTGGGGAGTTTGATGAG CTCGTCGTGATTCCTGGCATTGTCTGGAACCCACCTACATCATGCGC GTGGGCTTCTAGAGTTCTTGTGAATAGTCACGAGGCTTGCAGGCATGGCAGGAAG GAAATAGGTCTCCCAAGTCAAGTTGCTATTTTCTCCAAG AGAGACACAGCAGCTTCAGAACAGCCATTATGTAAGTGCCGAACAAGTTCTATTCACCCTAAGCCAAAAGAACAGAGTGAGATTCAAGTGTTAGAGATGGAGGATTCTTCTCAGATATTCATTTGTAACATCAGTTTACCTTTTGCTG GTGACAATCGGATGGGTCCTCAGATTAGGATATCACTTCCAAGCTTTAG TGGCCAGACTATATACAATCCTCGTCTTCTTAAATATTCCTGCCAAGTTGACTGCAG ATGGTGTATGCAGGGTAAGAGCAGTGGAGGCTGCGAAGATATCAAGGCCAAGGACTACTCAGCTCAACGAATTTCCTAA
- the LOC135585960 gene encoding protein NEOXANTHIN-DEFICIENT 1-like isoform X4 encodes MGESGTISNSSSPSGYALGPPWLFRGRALYQLHLVKADIARALIPKELKLVEAFGYHLICVTYVTRYTLGGLFLAHYDDSPAGEFDELVVIPGIVWNPPTSCAWASRVLVNSHEACRHGRKEIGLPSQVAIFSKRDTAASEQPLCKCRTSSIHPKPKEQSEIQVLEMEDSSQIFICNISLPFAAGDNRMGPQIRISLPSFSGQTIYNPRLLKYSCQVDCRVRAVEAAKISRPRTTQLNEFPNATEVKKINFDDRLTTENEERERSIEVLLSKPILALEFSLLKMQVEAPTDVTTQSRSKKNQVVDLRTCEVK; translated from the exons ATGGGAGAGTCAGGAACGATTTctaactcctcttctccttcaggTTATGCCCTCGGGCCGCCCTGGTTGTTCAGAGGAAG AGCATTGTACCAGTTACATCTTGTTAAAGCAGACATTGCTCGGGCTCTCATTCCAAAGGAGCTGAAGCTAGTTGAAGCATTTGGGTATCATCTAATCTGTGTGACCTATGTTACACG GTATACCTTAGGTGGGCTGTTTCTTGCTCACTATGATGACAGCCCAGCTGGGGAGTTTGATGAG CTCGTCGTGATTCCTGGCATTGTCTGGAACCCACCTACATCATGCGC GTGGGCTTCTAGAGTTCTTGTGAATAGTCACGAGGCTTGCAGGCATGGCAGGAAG GAAATAGGTCTCCCAAGTCAAGTTGCTATTTTCTCCAAG AGAGACACAGCAGCTTCAGAACAGCCATTATGTAAGTGCCGAACAAGTTCTATTCACCCTAAGCCAAAAGAACAGAGTGAGATTCAAGTGTTAGAGATGGAGGATTCTTCTCAGATATTCATTTGTAACATCAGTTTACCTTTTGCTG CAGGTGACAATCGGATGGGTCCTCAGATTAGGATATCACTTCCAAGCTTTAG TGGCCAGACTATATACAATCCTCGTCTTCTTAAATATTCCTGCCAAGTTGACTGCAG GGTAAGAGCAGTGGAGGCTGCGAAGATATCAAGGCCAAGGACTACTCAGCTCAACGAATTTCCTAATGCCACTGAAGTGAAAAAAATCAACTTTGATGACAGATTAACAACTGAAAATGAAGAGAGAGAACGAAGCATTGAAGTTTTACTATCAAAGCCTATACTGGCTCTAGAGTTCAGTCTTCTGAAAATGCAAGTTGAGGCTCCGACAGATGTCACTACACAATCTAGATCTAAGAAGAATCAAGTGGTAGATTTAAGAACTTGCGAAG TTAAATAA
- the LOC135585960 gene encoding protein NEOXANTHIN-DEFICIENT 1-like isoform X1, whose protein sequence is MGESGTISNSSSPSGYALGPPWLFRGRALYQLHLVKADIARALIPKELKLVEAFGYHLICVTYVTRYTLGGLFLAHYDDSPAGEFDELVVIPGIVWNPPTSCAWASRVLVNSHEACRHGRKEIGLPSQVAIFSKRDTAASEQPLCKCRTSSIHPKPKEQSEIQVLEMEDSSQIFICNISLPFAAGDNRMGPQIRISLPSFSGQTIYNPRLLKYSCQVDCRVRAVEAAKISRPRTTQLNEFPNATEVKKINFDDRLTTENEERERSIEVLLSKPILALEFSLLKMQVEAPTDVTTQSRSKKNQVVDLRTCEVSIAWFGT, encoded by the exons ATGGGAGAGTCAGGAACGATTTctaactcctcttctccttcaggTTATGCCCTCGGGCCGCCCTGGTTGTTCAGAGGAAG AGCATTGTACCAGTTACATCTTGTTAAAGCAGACATTGCTCGGGCTCTCATTCCAAAGGAGCTGAAGCTAGTTGAAGCATTTGGGTATCATCTAATCTGTGTGACCTATGTTACACG GTATACCTTAGGTGGGCTGTTTCTTGCTCACTATGATGACAGCCCAGCTGGGGAGTTTGATGAG CTCGTCGTGATTCCTGGCATTGTCTGGAACCCACCTACATCATGCGC GTGGGCTTCTAGAGTTCTTGTGAATAGTCACGAGGCTTGCAGGCATGGCAGGAAG GAAATAGGTCTCCCAAGTCAAGTTGCTATTTTCTCCAAG AGAGACACAGCAGCTTCAGAACAGCCATTATGTAAGTGCCGAACAAGTTCTATTCACCCTAAGCCAAAAGAACAGAGTGAGATTCAAGTGTTAGAGATGGAGGATTCTTCTCAGATATTCATTTGTAACATCAGTTTACCTTTTGCTG CAGGTGACAATCGGATGGGTCCTCAGATTAGGATATCACTTCCAAGCTTTAG TGGCCAGACTATATACAATCCTCGTCTTCTTAAATATTCCTGCCAAGTTGACTGCAG GGTAAGAGCAGTGGAGGCTGCGAAGATATCAAGGCCAAGGACTACTCAGCTCAACGAATTTCCTAATGCCACTGAAGTGAAAAAAATCAACTTTGATGACAGATTAACAACTGAAAATGAAGAGAGAGAACGAAGCATTGAAGTTTTACTATCAAAGCCTATACTGGCTCTAGAGTTCAGTCTTCTGAAAATGCAAGTTGAGGCTCCGACAGATGTCACTACACAATCTAGATCTAAGAAGAATCAAGTGGTAGATTTAAGAACTTGCGAAG TATCCATTGCATGGTTTGGGACATAA
- the LOC135585960 gene encoding protein NEOXANTHIN-DEFICIENT 1-like isoform X7 — translation MGESGTISNSSSPSGYALGPPWLFRGRALYQLHLVKADIARALIPKELKLVEAFGYTLGGLFLAHYDDSPAGEFDELVVIPGIVWNPPTSCAWASRVLVNSHEACRHGRKEIGLPSQVAIFSKRDTAASEQPLCKCRTSSIHPKPKEQSEIQVLEMEDSSQIFICNISLPFAAGDNRMGPQIRISLPSFSGQTIYNPRLLKYSCQVDCRVRAVEAAKISRPRTTQLNEFPNATEVKKINFDDRLTTENEERERSIEVLLSKPILALEFSLLKMQVEAPTDVTTQSRSKKNQVVDLRTCEVK, via the exons ATGGGAGAGTCAGGAACGATTTctaactcctcttctccttcaggTTATGCCCTCGGGCCGCCCTGGTTGTTCAGAGGAAG AGCATTGTACCAGTTACATCTTGTTAAAGCAGACATTGCTCGGGCTCTCATTCCAAAGGAGCTGAAGCTAGTTGAAGCATTTGG GTATACCTTAGGTGGGCTGTTTCTTGCTCACTATGATGACAGCCCAGCTGGGGAGTTTGATGAG CTCGTCGTGATTCCTGGCATTGTCTGGAACCCACCTACATCATGCGC GTGGGCTTCTAGAGTTCTTGTGAATAGTCACGAGGCTTGCAGGCATGGCAGGAAG GAAATAGGTCTCCCAAGTCAAGTTGCTATTTTCTCCAAG AGAGACACAGCAGCTTCAGAACAGCCATTATGTAAGTGCCGAACAAGTTCTATTCACCCTAAGCCAAAAGAACAGAGTGAGATTCAAGTGTTAGAGATGGAGGATTCTTCTCAGATATTCATTTGTAACATCAGTTTACCTTTTGCTG CAGGTGACAATCGGATGGGTCCTCAGATTAGGATATCACTTCCAAGCTTTAG TGGCCAGACTATATACAATCCTCGTCTTCTTAAATATTCCTGCCAAGTTGACTGCAG GGTAAGAGCAGTGGAGGCTGCGAAGATATCAAGGCCAAGGACTACTCAGCTCAACGAATTTCCTAATGCCACTGAAGTGAAAAAAATCAACTTTGATGACAGATTAACAACTGAAAATGAAGAGAGAGAACGAAGCATTGAAGTTTTACTATCAAAGCCTATACTGGCTCTAGAGTTCAGTCTTCTGAAAATGCAAGTTGAGGCTCCGACAGATGTCACTACACAATCTAGATCTAAGAAGAATCAAGTGGTAGATTTAAGAACTTGCGAAG TTAAATAA
- the LOC135585960 gene encoding protein NEOXANTHIN-DEFICIENT 1-like isoform X3 — MGESGTISNSSSPSGYALGPPWLFRGRALYQLHLVKADIARALIPKELKLVEAFGYHLICVTYVTRYTLGGLFLAHYDDSPAGEFDELVVIPGIVWNPPTSCAVLVNSHEACRHGRKEIGLPSQVAIFSKRDTAASEQPLCKCRTSSIHPKPKEQSEIQVLEMEDSSQIFICNISLPFAAGDNRMGPQIRISLPSFSGQTIYNPRLLKYSCQVDCRVRAVEAAKISRPRTTQLNEFPNATEVKKINFDDRLTTENEERERSIEVLLSKPILALEFSLLKMQVEAPTDVTTQSRSKKNQVVDLRTCEVSIAWFGT; from the exons ATGGGAGAGTCAGGAACGATTTctaactcctcttctccttcaggTTATGCCCTCGGGCCGCCCTGGTTGTTCAGAGGAAG AGCATTGTACCAGTTACATCTTGTTAAAGCAGACATTGCTCGGGCTCTCATTCCAAAGGAGCTGAAGCTAGTTGAAGCATTTGGGTATCATCTAATCTGTGTGACCTATGTTACACG GTATACCTTAGGTGGGCTGTTTCTTGCTCACTATGATGACAGCCCAGCTGGGGAGTTTGATGAG CTCGTCGTGATTCCTGGCATTGTCTGGAACCCACCTACATCATGCGC AGTTCTTGTGAATAGTCACGAGGCTTGCAGGCATGGCAGGAAG GAAATAGGTCTCCCAAGTCAAGTTGCTATTTTCTCCAAG AGAGACACAGCAGCTTCAGAACAGCCATTATGTAAGTGCCGAACAAGTTCTATTCACCCTAAGCCAAAAGAACAGAGTGAGATTCAAGTGTTAGAGATGGAGGATTCTTCTCAGATATTCATTTGTAACATCAGTTTACCTTTTGCTG CAGGTGACAATCGGATGGGTCCTCAGATTAGGATATCACTTCCAAGCTTTAG TGGCCAGACTATATACAATCCTCGTCTTCTTAAATATTCCTGCCAAGTTGACTGCAG GGTAAGAGCAGTGGAGGCTGCGAAGATATCAAGGCCAAGGACTACTCAGCTCAACGAATTTCCTAATGCCACTGAAGTGAAAAAAATCAACTTTGATGACAGATTAACAACTGAAAATGAAGAGAGAGAACGAAGCATTGAAGTTTTACTATCAAAGCCTATACTGGCTCTAGAGTTCAGTCTTCTGAAAATGCAAGTTGAGGCTCCGACAGATGTCACTACACAATCTAGATCTAAGAAGAATCAAGTGGTAGATTTAAGAACTTGCGAAG TATCCATTGCATGGTTTGGGACATAA
- the LOC103997674 gene encoding nuclear transport factor 2B, with translation MQMLPLRTATSTTGGARMDKDQGKREMEEQLEMVTKAFVDHYYNLFDTNRAALACLYDQTSMLSFEGQKILGADEISRKLSQLPFEQCNHSISTVDCQPSPFVGGILVFVTGNLQLAGEEHQLRFSQMFQLIPTQQASFFVQNDIFRLNYC, from the exons ATGCAAATGCTACCTCTTCGCACTGCAACTTCGACCACAGGTGGAGCGAGGATGGACAAGGATCAAGGGAAGAGGGAAATGGAAGAGCAGCTCGAGATGGTGACCAAGGCCTTTGTGGATCACTACTACAACCTCTTCGACACCAACCGTGCCGCGCTCGCATGCCTCTACGACCAGACCTCCATGCTCTCCTTCGAGGGGCAGAAGATCCTGGGCGCCGACGAGATCAGTCGGAAGCTCTCGCAGTTGCCGTTCGAGCAGTGCAACCACTCCATCTCCACCGTCGACTGCCAGCCGTCGCCGTTCGTCGGCGGCATCCTCGTCTTTGTAACTGGTAACCTCCAGCTCGCCGGAGAGGAGCACCAGCTCAGGTTCAGCCAG ATGTTCCAGCTGATCCCGACACAGCAGGCGAGCTTCTTCGTGCAGAATGACATATTTCGCCTCAACTATTGTTGA
- the LOC135585960 gene encoding protein NEOXANTHIN-DEFICIENT 1-like isoform X8, with product MGESGTISNSSSPSGYALGPPWLFRGRALYQLHLVKADIARALIPKELKLVEAFGYTLGGLFLAHYDDSPAGEFDELVVIPGIVWNPPTSCAWASRVLVNSHEACRHGRKEIGLPSQVAIFSKRDTAASEQPLCKCRTSSIHPKPKEQSEIQVLEMEDSSQIFICNISLPFAGDNRMGPQIRISLPSFSGQTIYNPRLLKYSCQVDCRVRAVEAAKISRPRTTQLNEFPNATEVKKINFDDRLTTENEERERSIEVLLSKPILALEFSLLKMQVEAPTDVTTQSRSKKNQVVDLRTCEVK from the exons ATGGGAGAGTCAGGAACGATTTctaactcctcttctccttcaggTTATGCCCTCGGGCCGCCCTGGTTGTTCAGAGGAAG AGCATTGTACCAGTTACATCTTGTTAAAGCAGACATTGCTCGGGCTCTCATTCCAAAGGAGCTGAAGCTAGTTGAAGCATTTGG GTATACCTTAGGTGGGCTGTTTCTTGCTCACTATGATGACAGCCCAGCTGGGGAGTTTGATGAG CTCGTCGTGATTCCTGGCATTGTCTGGAACCCACCTACATCATGCGC GTGGGCTTCTAGAGTTCTTGTGAATAGTCACGAGGCTTGCAGGCATGGCAGGAAG GAAATAGGTCTCCCAAGTCAAGTTGCTATTTTCTCCAAG AGAGACACAGCAGCTTCAGAACAGCCATTATGTAAGTGCCGAACAAGTTCTATTCACCCTAAGCCAAAAGAACAGAGTGAGATTCAAGTGTTAGAGATGGAGGATTCTTCTCAGATATTCATTTGTAACATCAGTTTACCTTTTGCTG GTGACAATCGGATGGGTCCTCAGATTAGGATATCACTTCCAAGCTTTAG TGGCCAGACTATATACAATCCTCGTCTTCTTAAATATTCCTGCCAAGTTGACTGCAG GGTAAGAGCAGTGGAGGCTGCGAAGATATCAAGGCCAAGGACTACTCAGCTCAACGAATTTCCTAATGCCACTGAAGTGAAAAAAATCAACTTTGATGACAGATTAACAACTGAAAATGAAGAGAGAGAACGAAGCATTGAAGTTTTACTATCAAAGCCTATACTGGCTCTAGAGTTCAGTCTTCTGAAAATGCAAGTTGAGGCTCCGACAGATGTCACTACACAATCTAGATCTAAGAAGAATCAAGTGGTAGATTTAAGAACTTGCGAAG TTAAATAA
- the LOC135585960 gene encoding protein NEOXANTHIN-DEFICIENT 1-like isoform X9 produces MGESGTISNSSSPSGYALGPPWLFRGRALYQLHLVKADIARALIPKELKLVEAFGYHLICVTYVTRYTLGGLFLAHYDDSPAGEFDELVVIPGIVWNPPTSCAWASRVLVNSHEACRHGRKEIGLPSQVAIFSKRDTAASEQPLCKCRTSSIHPKPKEQSEIQVLEMEDSSQIFICNISLPFAAGDNRMGPQIRISLPSFSGQTIYNPRLLKYSCQVDCRWCMQGKSSGGCEDIKAKDYSAQRIS; encoded by the exons ATGGGAGAGTCAGGAACGATTTctaactcctcttctccttcaggTTATGCCCTCGGGCCGCCCTGGTTGTTCAGAGGAAG AGCATTGTACCAGTTACATCTTGTTAAAGCAGACATTGCTCGGGCTCTCATTCCAAAGGAGCTGAAGCTAGTTGAAGCATTTGGGTATCATCTAATCTGTGTGACCTATGTTACACG GTATACCTTAGGTGGGCTGTTTCTTGCTCACTATGATGACAGCCCAGCTGGGGAGTTTGATGAG CTCGTCGTGATTCCTGGCATTGTCTGGAACCCACCTACATCATGCGC GTGGGCTTCTAGAGTTCTTGTGAATAGTCACGAGGCTTGCAGGCATGGCAGGAAG GAAATAGGTCTCCCAAGTCAAGTTGCTATTTTCTCCAAG AGAGACACAGCAGCTTCAGAACAGCCATTATGTAAGTGCCGAACAAGTTCTATTCACCCTAAGCCAAAAGAACAGAGTGAGATTCAAGTGTTAGAGATGGAGGATTCTTCTCAGATATTCATTTGTAACATCAGTTTACCTTTTGCTG CAGGTGACAATCGGATGGGTCCTCAGATTAGGATATCACTTCCAAGCTTTAG TGGCCAGACTATATACAATCCTCGTCTTCTTAAATATTCCTGCCAAGTTGACTGCAG ATGGTGTATGCAGGGTAAGAGCAGTGGAGGCTGCGAAGATATCAAGGCCAAGGACTACTCAGCTCAACGAATTTCCTAA
- the LOC135585960 gene encoding protein NEOXANTHIN-DEFICIENT 1-like isoform X2, producing MGESGTISNSSSPSGYALGPPWLFRGRALYQLHLVKADIARALIPKELKLVEAFGYHLICVTYVTRYTLGGLFLAHYDDSPAGEFDELVVIPGIVWNPPTSCAWASRVLVNSHEACRHGRKEIGLPSQVAIFSKRDTAASEQPLCKCRTSSIHPKPKEQSEIQVLEMEDSSQIFICNISLPFAGDNRMGPQIRISLPSFSGQTIYNPRLLKYSCQVDCRVRAVEAAKISRPRTTQLNEFPNATEVKKINFDDRLTTENEERERSIEVLLSKPILALEFSLLKMQVEAPTDVTTQSRSKKNQVVDLRTCEVSIAWFGT from the exons ATGGGAGAGTCAGGAACGATTTctaactcctcttctccttcaggTTATGCCCTCGGGCCGCCCTGGTTGTTCAGAGGAAG AGCATTGTACCAGTTACATCTTGTTAAAGCAGACATTGCTCGGGCTCTCATTCCAAAGGAGCTGAAGCTAGTTGAAGCATTTGGGTATCATCTAATCTGTGTGACCTATGTTACACG GTATACCTTAGGTGGGCTGTTTCTTGCTCACTATGATGACAGCCCAGCTGGGGAGTTTGATGAG CTCGTCGTGATTCCTGGCATTGTCTGGAACCCACCTACATCATGCGC GTGGGCTTCTAGAGTTCTTGTGAATAGTCACGAGGCTTGCAGGCATGGCAGGAAG GAAATAGGTCTCCCAAGTCAAGTTGCTATTTTCTCCAAG AGAGACACAGCAGCTTCAGAACAGCCATTATGTAAGTGCCGAACAAGTTCTATTCACCCTAAGCCAAAAGAACAGAGTGAGATTCAAGTGTTAGAGATGGAGGATTCTTCTCAGATATTCATTTGTAACATCAGTTTACCTTTTGCTG GTGACAATCGGATGGGTCCTCAGATTAGGATATCACTTCCAAGCTTTAG TGGCCAGACTATATACAATCCTCGTCTTCTTAAATATTCCTGCCAAGTTGACTGCAG GGTAAGAGCAGTGGAGGCTGCGAAGATATCAAGGCCAAGGACTACTCAGCTCAACGAATTTCCTAATGCCACTGAAGTGAAAAAAATCAACTTTGATGACAGATTAACAACTGAAAATGAAGAGAGAGAACGAAGCATTGAAGTTTTACTATCAAAGCCTATACTGGCTCTAGAGTTCAGTCTTCTGAAAATGCAAGTTGAGGCTCCGACAGATGTCACTACACAATCTAGATCTAAGAAGAATCAAGTGGTAGATTTAAGAACTTGCGAAG TATCCATTGCATGGTTTGGGACATAA
- the LOC135585960 gene encoding protein NEOXANTHIN-DEFICIENT 1-like isoform X11 — MGESGTISNSSSPSGYALGPPWLFRGRALYQLHLVKADIARALIPKELKLVEAFGYTLGGLFLAHYDDSPAGEFDELVVIPGIVWNPPTSCAWASRVLVNSHEACRHGRKEIGLPSQVAIFSKRDTAASEQPLCKCRTSSIHPKPKEQSEIQVLEMEDSSQIFICNISLPFAAGDNRMGPQIRISLPSFSGQTIYNPRLLKYSCQVDCRWCMQGKSSGGCEDIKAKDYSAQRIS, encoded by the exons ATGGGAGAGTCAGGAACGATTTctaactcctcttctccttcaggTTATGCCCTCGGGCCGCCCTGGTTGTTCAGAGGAAG AGCATTGTACCAGTTACATCTTGTTAAAGCAGACATTGCTCGGGCTCTCATTCCAAAGGAGCTGAAGCTAGTTGAAGCATTTGG GTATACCTTAGGTGGGCTGTTTCTTGCTCACTATGATGACAGCCCAGCTGGGGAGTTTGATGAG CTCGTCGTGATTCCTGGCATTGTCTGGAACCCACCTACATCATGCGC GTGGGCTTCTAGAGTTCTTGTGAATAGTCACGAGGCTTGCAGGCATGGCAGGAAG GAAATAGGTCTCCCAAGTCAAGTTGCTATTTTCTCCAAG AGAGACACAGCAGCTTCAGAACAGCCATTATGTAAGTGCCGAACAAGTTCTATTCACCCTAAGCCAAAAGAACAGAGTGAGATTCAAGTGTTAGAGATGGAGGATTCTTCTCAGATATTCATTTGTAACATCAGTTTACCTTTTGCTG CAGGTGACAATCGGATGGGTCCTCAGATTAGGATATCACTTCCAAGCTTTAG TGGCCAGACTATATACAATCCTCGTCTTCTTAAATATTCCTGCCAAGTTGACTGCAG ATGGTGTATGCAGGGTAAGAGCAGTGGAGGCTGCGAAGATATCAAGGCCAAGGACTACTCAGCTCAACGAATTTCCTAA
- the LOC135585960 gene encoding protein NEOXANTHIN-DEFICIENT 1-like isoform X6: protein MGESGTISNSSSPSGYALGPPWLFRGRALYQLHLVKADIARALIPKELKLVEAFGYTLGGLFLAHYDDSPAGEFDELVVIPGIVWNPPTSCAVLVNSHEACRHGRKEIGLPSQVAIFSKRDTAASEQPLCKCRTSSIHPKPKEQSEIQVLEMEDSSQIFICNISLPFAAGDNRMGPQIRISLPSFSGQTIYNPRLLKYSCQVDCRVRAVEAAKISRPRTTQLNEFPNATEVKKINFDDRLTTENEERERSIEVLLSKPILALEFSLLKMQVEAPTDVTTQSRSKKNQVVDLRTCEVSIAWFGT from the exons ATGGGAGAGTCAGGAACGATTTctaactcctcttctccttcaggTTATGCCCTCGGGCCGCCCTGGTTGTTCAGAGGAAG AGCATTGTACCAGTTACATCTTGTTAAAGCAGACATTGCTCGGGCTCTCATTCCAAAGGAGCTGAAGCTAGTTGAAGCATTTGG GTATACCTTAGGTGGGCTGTTTCTTGCTCACTATGATGACAGCCCAGCTGGGGAGTTTGATGAG CTCGTCGTGATTCCTGGCATTGTCTGGAACCCACCTACATCATGCGC AGTTCTTGTGAATAGTCACGAGGCTTGCAGGCATGGCAGGAAG GAAATAGGTCTCCCAAGTCAAGTTGCTATTTTCTCCAAG AGAGACACAGCAGCTTCAGAACAGCCATTATGTAAGTGCCGAACAAGTTCTATTCACCCTAAGCCAAAAGAACAGAGTGAGATTCAAGTGTTAGAGATGGAGGATTCTTCTCAGATATTCATTTGTAACATCAGTTTACCTTTTGCTG CAGGTGACAATCGGATGGGTCCTCAGATTAGGATATCACTTCCAAGCTTTAG TGGCCAGACTATATACAATCCTCGTCTTCTTAAATATTCCTGCCAAGTTGACTGCAG GGTAAGAGCAGTGGAGGCTGCGAAGATATCAAGGCCAAGGACTACTCAGCTCAACGAATTTCCTAATGCCACTGAAGTGAAAAAAATCAACTTTGATGACAGATTAACAACTGAAAATGAAGAGAGAGAACGAAGCATTGAAGTTTTACTATCAAAGCCTATACTGGCTCTAGAGTTCAGTCTTCTGAAAATGCAAGTTGAGGCTCCGACAGATGTCACTACACAATCTAGATCTAAGAAGAATCAAGTGGTAGATTTAAGAACTTGCGAAG TATCCATTGCATGGTTTGGGACATAA